In one Janibacter cremeus genomic region, the following are encoded:
- a CDS encoding glycosyltransferase, producing the protein MTQQTGTTSSATPSRRTTAPPATVTAVIVARSREGTGQTLRALLAQDLRPDRILLVDGALDGIGDTSDLLAPVDDAEIDVLTTTLGGRRGLRRILPSMVDSLPRADVGRDLVWVLTSRSRPHPEALRRLVSAAGKSVGMVTPKLVDEDDPSRIVRLGLQVTRTGRIVPDPAAGTTDQGQYDRTVDAISAPLEGLLIDRAVLERLGGHDPGMGDFGGDLDLGWRAQRSGHRVVLAPSAAVAVAPTAAERRPTVDHRRQARRVALTRSHLLAAPFLALWILVGSLLGGLALIILKRPGMGAAELASIPAAIDPRSLRSRLRGKAPREVARRDLSSLFVSPAAARRRLADEARSPVGRDKGVAARSLEAEGRSVLLHPLLWVVLAAGVMSGWAARHITDELRHRFDAGLVGGELLGGRATGGQLWDSWWMAWHGQGWGNGIEQSPATAVLAGVTTVAGWIPTVGEGDSPAGIVLAVFVIAALPLAAAVAWTSARTFTHRPWLRAGVALAWVTSAPAAVAVGEGRIGALLLLVLLPRVAAGVVRAGRRRTAYSDVVRTALWAALLGTVAPFVGLAVVLVGLGHLLLGGARGRWRGLTLVLTPLLLAGPWLLALRREPAHLLTGWGLTGTPVDLPPWQLGLGQLPGGAATTWWTAGVLAVGALALLAPGPRRASWAAAATAVLGLGWAVGAPHLVLGHRPAGAVEAGTAITPWVGTGQLVLVGAALVAVLLAADVLPDSLRGAGRRSLLVVPAVALTVAAVGSGVVVAEHSYGDRLTTWRDPRPLVAIAGAEGATATRTLVVDRREDQLAYRLLGSEPGDLVRDLPYAVPPVPGEEQVASAVARAFGLGEGERAPADVLAEQGVAHLVVLDATDAELRLLDASPGLSRLGSSAGNYTWAVRSPVTDGSTSSRVRVTGDGSSAPVEGVGAHADTDGPVPVPDGDRLTVAESLDWSDQAEVRADGKPLEVLTRSAVPTYDLPEGTDEVEIEVGPGHPVWKLVQIIALVLALYLALPTERRPDLEDEEEAR; encoded by the coding sequence GTGACGCAGCAGACCGGCACCACGTCCTCCGCCACCCCCTCCCGGCGGACGACGGCGCCTCCGGCGACCGTCACGGCGGTCATCGTGGCGCGGTCGAGGGAGGGGACGGGGCAGACCCTGCGCGCCCTCCTCGCGCAGGACCTCCGGCCCGATCGCATCCTCCTCGTCGACGGTGCCCTCGACGGGATCGGCGACACCAGTGACCTCCTAGCACCGGTGGACGACGCCGAGATCGATGTCCTGACGACCACGCTCGGGGGTCGGCGCGGGCTGCGCCGGATCCTTCCGTCGATGGTCGACAGCCTTCCGCGGGCCGATGTCGGCCGGGACCTGGTCTGGGTGCTGACCTCGCGCTCCCGCCCCCACCCGGAGGCGCTGCGTCGCCTCGTCTCCGCAGCCGGGAAGAGCGTCGGCATGGTCACGCCCAAGCTCGTCGACGAGGACGACCCCTCGCGAATCGTGCGGCTCGGCCTGCAGGTCACACGTACCGGGCGCATCGTCCCGGACCCGGCCGCCGGAACCACCGACCAGGGGCAGTACGACCGCACCGTCGACGCGATCTCCGCACCGCTGGAGGGCCTGCTCATCGACCGCGCCGTGCTCGAGCGGCTCGGCGGCCACGACCCAGGCATGGGCGACTTCGGCGGCGACCTCGACCTCGGGTGGCGCGCCCAGCGGTCAGGGCACCGGGTCGTCCTCGCCCCGTCGGCCGCCGTCGCCGTCGCGCCCACGGCGGCGGAGCGACGTCCGACCGTCGACCACCGCCGGCAGGCCCGGCGGGTGGCACTGACCCGTTCCCACCTCCTGGCCGCTCCCTTCCTCGCGCTGTGGATCCTCGTCGGCTCCCTCCTCGGTGGGTTGGCCCTCATCATCCTCAAGCGCCCGGGGATGGGCGCGGCCGAGCTGGCGAGCATCCCTGCCGCGATCGACCCTCGCAGCCTGCGCTCGAGACTGCGCGGCAAGGCCCCCCGAGAGGTCGCCCGTCGCGACCTCTCCTCGCTCTTCGTCAGCCCGGCGGCGGCCCGCCGTCGACTCGCCGACGAGGCCCGCAGCCCGGTGGGCCGGGACAAGGGTGTCGCTGCCCGCTCCCTCGAGGCCGAGGGGCGCAGCGTCCTGCTCCACCCGCTGCTGTGGGTGGTCCTCGCGGCGGGGGTGATGTCGGGCTGGGCCGCGCGCCACATCACCGACGAGCTGCGCCACCGCTTCGACGCCGGCCTCGTCGGTGGTGAGCTGCTCGGGGGCCGGGCCACCGGTGGCCAGCTGTGGGACTCCTGGTGGATGGCCTGGCACGGTCAGGGCTGGGGCAACGGCATCGAGCAGTCGCCCGCCACGGCCGTCCTCGCCGGGGTGACCACCGTCGCCGGCTGGATCCCGACCGTCGGCGAGGGGGACTCACCCGCGGGGATCGTCCTGGCCGTCTTCGTCATCGCCGCACTGCCCCTGGCCGCCGCCGTCGCCTGGACGAGCGCACGCACCTTCACCCATCGTCCGTGGCTGCGGGCCGGCGTGGCCCTGGCCTGGGTGACCTCCGCGCCGGCCGCGGTGGCCGTCGGCGAGGGGCGGATCGGTGCCCTCCTCCTCCTCGTGCTGCTGCCCCGTGTCGCCGCGGGTGTGGTGCGCGCCGGTCGACGCCGCACGGCGTACAGCGATGTCGTGCGGACCGCCCTGTGGGCCGCACTGCTCGGGACCGTGGCCCCCTTCGTCGGCCTGGCGGTCGTCCTCGTCGGCCTCGGCCACCTCCTGCTCGGCGGAGCGCGCGGCCGCTGGCGCGGCCTCACCCTCGTGCTCACCCCCCTCCTGCTGGCGGGGCCGTGGCTGCTGGCCCTGCGTCGCGAGCCCGCCCACCTGCTCACCGGCTGGGGCCTGACCGGCACTCCCGTCGACCTGCCGCCGTGGCAGCTCGGGCTCGGGCAGCTGCCCGGCGGTGCGGCGACGACGTGGTGGACCGCGGGCGTGCTGGCCGTCGGAGCGCTCGCGCTGCTCGCACCCGGCCCACGACGGGCCTCCTGGGCCGCGGCCGCAACCGCGGTCCTCGGCCTCGGCTGGGCCGTGGGTGCTCCCCACCTCGTCCTCGGGCACCGACCCGCGGGCGCGGTCGAGGCCGGCACGGCGATCACCCCGTGGGTCGGCACGGGCCAGCTCGTCCTCGTCGGAGCGGCCCTGGTCGCCGTGCTGCTCGCCGCGGACGTGCTGCCGGACTCCCTTCGCGGCGCCGGCCGTCGCTCCCTGCTGGTCGTGCCCGCCGTCGCCCTCACCGTCGCGGCCGTGGGCAGCGGAGTGGTCGTCGCCGAGCACTCCTACGGTGACCGGTTGACGACCTGGCGGGACCCGCGCCCGCTCGTCGCGATCGCCGGAGCAGAGGGGGCGACCGCCACCCGCACCCTCGTCGTCGACCGGCGCGAGGACCAGCTGGCCTACCGCCTCCTCGGCAGCGAGCCGGGTGACCTCGTCCGCGACCTCCCGTACGCGGTGCCACCGGTCCCCGGCGAGGAGCAGGTCGCGAGTGCGGTGGCACGGGCATTCGGCCTCGGCGAGGGCGAACGGGCTCCCGCGGACGTCCTCGCCGAGCAGGGCGTCGCGCACCTCGTCGTCCTCGACGCGACCGACGCCGAGCTCCGACTGCTCGATGCCTCCCCGGGCCTGTCCCGGCTCGGGTCGAGTGCCGGGAACTACACGTGGGCCGTGCGGTCGCCGGTCACCGACGGGTCCACCTCCTCGCGGGTGCGGGTGACGGGCGACGGTTCCAGTGCTCCCGTCGAGGGCGTCGGCGCACATGCCGACACCGACGGCCCGGTCCCCGTCCCCGATGGTGACCGGCTGACCGTCGCCGAGTCGCTCGACTGGAGCGATCAGGCCGAGGTACGGGCCGACGGGAAGCCGCTCGAGGTGCTCACCCGCAGCGCCGTGCCGACCTACGACCTGCCCGAGGGCACCGACGAGGTGGAGATCGAGGTCGGGCCCGGCCACCCGGTGTGGAAGCTCGTCCAGATCATCGCCCTCGTGCTCGCGCTCTACCTCGCCCTGCCCACGGAGCGCCGTCCCGACCTCGAGGACGAGGAGGAGGCCCGATGA
- a CDS encoding TerC family protein — protein sequence MDVPLWVWAAVLAFIVVMLAMDLFAHRHAHVIGVREAAAWSAVWVAFGVAFGAIVWSVWGPEFGQQYFAGYLIEKSLAVDNVFVWAIIFSYFAVPREYQHRVLFLGVLGALVFRGAFIAAGAVLIQNFAWVLYVFAAFLLYTGYRMIRQRNEHLDPEKSAVLRAFRRLVPMTEAYHGQKLLVRRGGMLLATPLLAVLVLVEVTDVVFAVDSIPAIFAVTDEVFLVFTANAFAVLGLRAMYFLLADLIHRFIYLKIGLALVLIWVGIKMMLKIDIFYIPTTLSLAVVATIITVSVVASLRATRGQGRRALPAPTNGPFRVATEAENAALEPVLGSRGAPSTPSDPPTR from the coding sequence ATGGATGTCCCGCTCTGGGTCTGGGCCGCGGTGTTGGCCTTCATCGTGGTGATGCTGGCCATGGACCTGTTCGCCCACCGCCACGCCCATGTGATCGGGGTGCGGGAAGCCGCCGCCTGGTCCGCGGTGTGGGTGGCCTTCGGTGTCGCCTTCGGCGCCATCGTCTGGTCCGTGTGGGGGCCGGAGTTCGGTCAGCAGTACTTCGCCGGCTACCTCATCGAGAAGTCCCTGGCCGTGGACAACGTCTTCGTCTGGGCGATCATCTTCAGCTACTTCGCCGTACCACGGGAGTACCAGCACCGGGTGCTGTTCCTCGGTGTGCTGGGCGCCCTGGTCTTCCGCGGCGCCTTCATCGCCGCGGGCGCTGTGCTGATCCAGAACTTCGCCTGGGTCCTCTACGTCTTCGCCGCATTCCTGCTCTACACCGGGTACCGGATGATCCGCCAGCGCAACGAGCACCTTGACCCCGAGAAGTCCGCCGTGCTGCGAGCCTTTCGCCGCCTGGTGCCGATGACGGAGGCCTACCACGGCCAGAAGCTGCTGGTCCGTCGGGGCGGGATGCTGCTGGCCACCCCGCTCCTGGCGGTCCTGGTGCTGGTCGAGGTCACCGACGTGGTCTTCGCTGTGGACTCCATCCCGGCGATCTTCGCCGTCACCGATGAGGTGTTCCTGGTCTTCACCGCCAATGCCTTCGCGGTCCTGGGCCTGCGCGCGATGTACTTCCTGCTGGCCGATCTCATCCACCGCTTCATCTACCTCAAGATCGGCCTGGCCCTGGTGCTGATCTGGGTCGGGATCAAGATGATGCTCAAGATCGACATCTTCTACATCCCCACCACCCTCTCCCTGGCCGTCGTGGCCACGATCATCACCGTCTCCGTGGTCGCCAGCCTGCGCGCCACCCGTGGTCAAGGCCGCCGGGCCCTCCCTGCTCCGACCAACGGGCCGTTCCGGGTCGCCACCGAGGCCGAGAACGCCGCCCTGGAGCCCGTGCTGGGCTCTCGCGGCGCCCCTTCCACCCCCTCCGACCCCCCGACCCGCTAG
- a CDS encoding DNA-3-methyladenine glycosylase family protein, with the protein MRTRRHRPPGPLDVDRTLAPFVRGSGDPTSERGRDGWWFAWTTPEGPVTLHLVEDADEVLARAWGGGAEWMLDRLPDLLGGRDDPSGFTPHHDLVSREWPRQSGWRVPANALVSQMLVCSVIEQKVTGREAFSSLRQLVRGFGSPAPGPGEERGMVAPPSPAQWARIPSWAWVRAGVDGSRSRTVVTAMRVAGRLDECADLPLQEAQRRMRSLPGVGVWTAAEVAQRALGDADSPSFGDYHVAKDVTLALDGTIGDDERMAELLEAYAGQRYRAQRVVTAAARRPRRGPRRSLPTHLPTRW; encoded by the coding sequence GTGAGGACCCGGCGACACCGGCCGCCCGGGCCGCTCGACGTCGACCGGACGCTGGCCCCCTTCGTCCGCGGGTCGGGTGATCCCACCAGCGAGCGGGGCAGGGACGGCTGGTGGTTCGCCTGGACCACCCCCGAGGGGCCGGTGACCCTGCACCTCGTCGAGGACGCGGACGAGGTCCTCGCCCGCGCCTGGGGCGGGGGAGCGGAGTGGATGCTCGACCGGCTCCCCGACCTGCTCGGTGGGCGCGACGACCCGAGCGGCTTCACCCCCCACCACGACCTCGTCTCGCGGGAGTGGCCCCGCCAGTCCGGCTGGCGCGTGCCCGCCAACGCGCTCGTGTCCCAGATGCTCGTGTGCTCGGTGATCGAGCAGAAGGTCACCGGCCGCGAGGCCTTCAGCAGCCTGCGTCAGCTCGTCCGCGGCTTCGGCAGCCCGGCGCCCGGGCCGGGGGAGGAGAGGGGGATGGTCGCCCCGCCGAGCCCGGCCCAGTGGGCCCGGATCCCGTCGTGGGCCTGGGTCCGGGCCGGGGTCGACGGCTCCCGTTCGCGCACGGTCGTCACCGCGATGCGGGTCGCGGGACGTCTCGACGAGTGCGCCGACCTTCCGCTGCAGGAGGCGCAGCGTCGGATGCGCTCGCTCCCGGGGGTCGGCGTGTGGACGGCCGCCGAGGTCGCCCAGCGGGCACTGGGTGACGCGGACTCGCCGAGCTTCGGTGACTACCACGTGGCCAAGGACGTGACCCTCGCCCTGGACGGGACGATCGGGGACGACGAGCGGATGGCCGAGCTCCTCGAGGCGTACGCCGGACAGCGCTACCGCGCGCAGCGGGTGGTCACGGCGGCCGCGCGCCGGCCACGACGCGGACCGCGTCGCAGTCTGCCGACCCACCTGCCCACCCGGTGGTGA
- a CDS encoding 2-phospho-L-lactate transferase CofD family protein gives MRITVISGGEPGARFTRGLLDHLEHDPDLGGVEVTVIANTGDDISLWGLRLCPDLDLLVETLGTAQGDGSSHVVGDELAALGLQPQWYPVSDREMGVHVARTAWLGRGDSLSQVTAHIAQARGVPDTVRILPMSDVPVETHVVLDGPEDQRAVHVQQWRRELEGPAVARFVVAGLDRAHPGAEVLDAVRSADVVLLPPSDPVLALGIVLGVPGMRDALRGTSAPVVGVSPVVDAVPAPQALAASLATVGVVTSGGVAGLFKDLLDGWVVDPADAGAAPAGSRWATAAHSAPLADSSPADVAATALAHALSLRS, from the coding sequence ATGCGCATCACCGTGATCTCCGGGGGCGAACCCGGTGCCCGATTCACCCGCGGCCTGCTCGACCACCTCGAGCACGACCCCGATCTCGGGGGTGTGGAGGTCACCGTCATCGCCAACACCGGCGACGACATCTCCCTGTGGGGTCTGCGGTTGTGCCCGGACCTCGACCTGCTCGTCGAGACCCTCGGGACGGCGCAGGGCGACGGGTCCTCCCACGTCGTCGGTGACGAGCTGGCGGCCCTCGGCCTGCAGCCGCAGTGGTACCCGGTCTCCGACCGTGAGATGGGTGTCCACGTCGCCCGCACCGCCTGGCTGGGCCGGGGTGACTCCCTGAGCCAGGTCACCGCCCACATCGCACAGGCCCGCGGCGTGCCCGACACCGTGCGCATCCTGCCGATGTCCGATGTCCCCGTCGAGACGCACGTGGTGCTCGACGGGCCCGAGGACCAGCGTGCGGTGCACGTGCAGCAGTGGCGCCGCGAGCTCGAGGGCCCCGCCGTCGCCCGCTTCGTCGTCGCCGGCCTGGACCGCGCGCACCCCGGCGCCGAGGTCCTCGACGCCGTCCGCAGCGCCGACGTCGTCCTCCTGCCCCCGAGCGACCCCGTCCTCGCGCTGGGGATCGTCCTGGGCGTCCCCGGGATGCGCGACGCCCTGCGCGGCACCTCCGCCCCCGTGGTCGGCGTGAGCCCCGTCGTCGACGCCGTCCCGGCCCCGCAGGCGCTCGCGGCCTCCCTGGCGACCGTCGGTGTCGTCACCTCCGGCGGTGTCGCCGGGCTCTTCAAGGACCTGCTCGACGGCTGGGTCGTCGACCCGGCCGACGCAGGTGCAGCGCCTGCCGGCTCCCGCTGGGCCACCGCAGCGCACAGCGCGCCGCTCGCCGACTCCTCCCCGGCGGACGTGGCCGCGACCGCGCTGGCGCACGCTCTCTCCCTTCGCTCCTGA
- a CDS encoding winged helix-turn-helix domain-containing protein, protein MSPLEPKDNGAATATSRPTWTFLTNHGHVLLAVATGPDRRVSDIAAEVGVTTRATLTILNDLESAGYLRRTRIGRRTHYTLDPGRHFRHHLTADHEIGELLAIFTTAAP, encoded by the coding sequence ATGAGCCCTTTGGAACCCAAGGACAACGGGGCGGCGACGGCGACCTCGCGGCCGACGTGGACGTTCCTGACCAACCACGGCCACGTCCTCCTCGCTGTGGCCACCGGCCCCGACCGACGGGTCAGCGACATCGCCGCCGAGGTCGGTGTCACCACCCGAGCGACACTGACCATCCTCAACGACCTCGAGAGCGCCGGCTACCTCCGCCGGACCCGGATCGGGCGGCGCACCCACTACACCCTCGACCCGGGCCGCCACTTCCGCCACCACCTCACGGCCGACCACGAGATCGGGGAACTGCTCGCCATCTTCACCACTGCCGCTCCATGA
- a CDS encoding WhiB family transcriptional regulator: MLHELHLITADEIDESEPTELSWQERSLCAQTDPEAFFPEKGGSTREAKKVCTGCEVRKECLEYALEHDERFGIWGGLSERERRKLKKRAV, from the coding sequence ATGTTGCACGAGCTTCACCTGATCACCGCCGACGAAATCGACGAGTCCGAGCCGACTGAGTTGTCCTGGCAGGAGCGGTCGCTGTGCGCGCAGACCGATCCTGAGGCCTTCTTTCCGGAGAAGGGCGGCTCCACGCGCGAGGCGAAGAAGGTCTGCACGGGGTGCGAGGTGCGCAAGGAGTGCCTCGAGTACGCCCTCGAGCACGACGAGCGCTTCGGCATCTGGGGCGGCCTCTCCGAGCGCGAACGCCGCAAGCTGAAGAAGCGCGCGGTCTGA
- a CDS encoding DUF5719 family protein: MSGSGPDRAWLQPLARVVAVGVLSAGVVLGADRLGAVPSGPVAQGTGGQIAATDVTAYCPGDPLADSSEIDITGSTAAHAAPDEVLRDVVTPSGEPGEITVGDLSDDPTGTAEDATAGGGPASVVEDGLGEPVRVHGRADHAPGMAVAQSFVAGGDRATGLAAVPCTAPTADAWLVSGGAQEGRQEHLVLTNPGANPVSVTVATLGGEAEESVVVPPRDREVVLLDAIGGTDTSQVVHVTSSNGLVVPTIVDHHLDGLTPAGVETSVPTTAPSRRQVIPAGGEGDGRGLVVGAPGGSDAVVQVRSLGEDGSRSATVETVPAGSAVDLDLPEASGAHAWLVESDEPLVAAAHLTREASDGTRDMAWSVATPAIRSLGGIALPPDPGEDVARTVSIAADEEPASAEVHAVRDGTVTTEEVSLEAGHSASVSVGEADAVWVRPTRGVVHAAALIAGGDDAREARAASVPVHPSRVAVRDIEVVRRR, translated from the coding sequence ATGAGCGGCTCCGGACCGGACCGCGCCTGGCTGCAGCCGCTCGCGCGTGTCGTCGCCGTCGGCGTGCTGTCCGCCGGCGTCGTGCTCGGGGCCGACCGCCTCGGCGCCGTCCCCTCCGGCCCGGTGGCGCAGGGCACGGGCGGGCAGATCGCCGCGACGGATGTCACCGCGTACTGCCCGGGTGACCCGCTCGCGGACAGCTCCGAGATCGACATCACCGGTTCGACCGCCGCGCACGCCGCGCCCGACGAGGTGCTCCGGGACGTCGTCACCCCGAGCGGGGAGCCGGGAGAGATCACCGTCGGCGACCTGTCCGACGACCCCACCGGGACCGCGGAGGACGCCACGGCCGGGGGTGGGCCCGCCAGCGTCGTCGAGGACGGGCTCGGGGAGCCGGTCCGGGTCCACGGGCGCGCGGACCACGCCCCGGGCATGGCGGTGGCGCAGTCCTTCGTCGCCGGTGGCGACCGCGCCACCGGGCTGGCCGCGGTGCCCTGCACTGCACCGACCGCCGATGCCTGGCTCGTCTCCGGTGGCGCCCAGGAGGGGCGCCAGGAGCACCTCGTGCTGACCAACCCCGGCGCCAACCCGGTCTCCGTGACCGTCGCAACGCTCGGCGGGGAGGCGGAGGAGTCGGTCGTCGTCCCTCCGCGGGACCGAGAGGTCGTCCTCCTCGACGCCATCGGTGGGACGGACACCTCCCAGGTCGTGCACGTCACCAGCAGCAACGGCCTCGTCGTCCCGACGATCGTCGACCACCACCTCGACGGGTTGACCCCCGCCGGGGTCGAGACCTCGGTCCCGACGACGGCACCGAGCCGGCGGCAGGTGATCCCCGCCGGTGGCGAGGGCGACGGGCGCGGGCTCGTCGTCGGGGCTCCCGGTGGGAGCGACGCCGTCGTCCAGGTCCGCAGCCTCGGCGAGGACGGCTCACGCAGCGCGACGGTCGAGACCGTCCCCGCCGGCAGTGCCGTCGACCTCGACCTGCCCGAGGCCTCCGGTGCGCACGCCTGGCTCGTCGAGTCCGACGAGCCGCTCGTGGCCGCCGCCCACCTCACCCGTGAGGCCTCGGACGGGACGCGTGACATGGCCTGGTCGGTCGCGACCCCTGCCATCCGCTCGCTCGGCGGGATCGCGCTGCCCCCCGATCCGGGCGAGGACGTGGCCCGCACCGTCAGCATCGCCGCCGACGAGGAGCCGGCCTCGGCGGAGGTGCACGCCGTGCGCGACGGCACGGTGACGACGGAGGAGGTCTCGCTCGAGGCCGGGCACAGTGCGTCCGTCTCCGTCGGCGAGGCCGATGCGGTGTGGGTGCGGCCCACGCGGGGGGTGGTCCACGCCGCCGCCCTGATCGCCGGTGGTGACGACGCGCGAGAGGCCCGAGCCGCCTCCGTGCCCGTGCACCCCTCCCGGGTCGCCGTGCGCGACATCGAGGTCGTGCGCCGACGCTGA
- a CDS encoding metallopeptidase family protein, translated as MSRHRDRRGRGMRGPLAHPEVPTMTSRAQAFDDLVLDVAHRYEPVLGRRWAQVEFAVEEVPPSDPASWEEGVPLARLWPAKGRLPARIVVYRRPILTAARGRSHAIIVHDVLVEQIALLLGVDPHEIDPHRP; from the coding sequence ATGAGCCGCCACCGGGACCGACGAGGACGCGGGATGCGTGGGCCGCTGGCCCACCCCGAGGTCCCGACGATGACCTCGCGCGCACAGGCCTTCGACGACCTCGTCCTCGACGTCGCCCACCGCTACGAGCCCGTGCTGGGACGGCGCTGGGCGCAGGTGGAGTTCGCGGTCGAGGAGGTCCCGCCCTCCGATCCCGCGTCGTGGGAGGAGGGCGTCCCGCTCGCCCGGTTGTGGCCGGCCAAGGGGCGACTGCCCGCCCGCATCGTCGTCTACCGCCGTCCGATCCTCACGGCGGCACGGGGACGCAGCCACGCGATCATCGTGCACGACGTGCTCGTCGAGCAGATCGCGTTGCTCCTGGGTGTCGACCCGCACGAGATCGACCCGCACCGGCCCTGA